AGGGACTCTTCCTCAAGATCTACGCGTTCAAGGATGCGAGTAAGCCGGCGCCCGACGTCACGCTGCGCTTCCGCGGGCACAAGACTGGGGGCACCTCATGACCGTTCCGCAGTTCTACTACTTCATTGATCCCGTCCTCCGCGTTCTGGCCGACACCAAGGCGCCGATGCATCGTCGTGAGCTCGTCCAGGCGGCTATCGGGCGAATGGACCTGTCGGCGGAAGACCTTGCCGAGCTGGCCGGCTGGAAGGGATCGGGC
The sequence above is drawn from the Pseudomonadota bacterium genome and encodes:
- a CDS encoding winged helix-turn-helix domain-containing protein, whose translation is MTVPQFYYFIDPVLRVLADTKAPMHRRELVQAAIGRMDLSAEDLAELAGWKGSGRGITKAKDRAGWAISYGNKAGWLNNASRGQWEITPEGR